A window of the Loxodonta africana isolate mLoxAfr1 chromosome 3, mLoxAfr1.hap2, whole genome shotgun sequence genome harbors these coding sequences:
- the LOC135230504 gene encoding olfactory receptor 7G2-like: MEPRNQTDVSEFLLLALTEDQELQPLLFSLFLSIYLVTVLGNLLIILAVSSDPHLHTPMYFFLSNLSFTDICLSTTTLPKMLVNLQAKNQSITYAGCLTQVCFVMIFSTLENFFLGVMAYDRYVAICHPLRYMVIMDAHFCGLLILVSLLVSIVDALLHSLMLLSLSFCTDLEMLYLFCEVFQVIKVACSETLTNNINLIFYS, from the coding sequence ATGGAACCGAGAAACCAAACAGATGTTTCAGAATTCCTTCTCCTGGCACTGACAGAGGATCAGGAACTGCAACCTCTCCTTTTTAGCCTGTTTCTGTCCATATATTTGGTCACTGTCCTGGGAAACCTGCTCATCATCCTGGCCGTCAGCTCTGAcccccacctccacacccccatgtacttctttctttccaatctctcATTTACTGACATCTGTCTCAGCACCACCACGCTCCCAAAGATGCTGGTAAACCTCCAAGCAAAAAATCAGAGCATCACTTATGCAGGATGCCTCACCCAGGTCTGCTTTGTCATGATTTTTAGTACTTTGGAAAATTTTTTCCTTGgagtaatggcctatgaccgctatgtggccatttgtcacCCACTGAGGTACATGGTCATCATGGATGCCCACTTCTGTGGCCTGCTGATTCTAGTCTCCTTGCTCGTTAGCATTGTGGATGCCCTGCTCCACAGTCTGATGTTGTTGAGTCTGTCCTTCTGCACAGATCtggaaatgctttacttattttgtGAAGTTTTTCAGGTCATCAAAGTTGCCTGTTCTGAAACTCTCACCAATAACATCAATCTTATATTTTACAGCTAG